The Methanocella arvoryzae MRE50 genome includes a region encoding these proteins:
- a CDS encoding DUF4350 domain-containing protein, which produces MKKTTLILTLAAIVIVVLLVGRFYFSEADFSLSNPAWNGMAGISGDVNSMYSFSALPEADANGTLLIVGPTQNYTEQEAGLVQAYMDRGGRTIVMDDYGTANSLLELLGSPVTLYQQPLCQDGSFYRTPAFPIIDGIGNSGVLSGTGPLYFNHPVPLNVTGPGVVLASTSSLAWIDSNDNARIDEGEQFGTYPVAASVSYGKGELVVIGDPDLLINSMVELGNNSAFIGNVVSKGPVYVDASHGHGAPPLAVVYHLLKTDIVTQVLLVLLTVLAGYGVYRRADILGRFAPSKPETGGRPDVRDDIISYMMVKLPLTEREAKELKKKL; this is translated from the coding sequence ATGAAGAAGACGACGCTGATCCTGACACTGGCCGCCATAGTGATCGTAGTGCTGCTGGTCGGCCGGTTCTACTTCAGCGAGGCCGACTTCAGCCTGTCCAACCCGGCCTGGAACGGCATGGCCGGCATTTCCGGCGACGTCAACAGCATGTACTCCTTCTCCGCTCTCCCGGAGGCAGATGCGAACGGCACGCTCCTCATCGTGGGCCCGACGCAAAACTACACAGAGCAGGAGGCCGGGCTGGTGCAGGCCTACATGGACCGGGGCGGCCGGACGATAGTGATGGACGACTACGGCACCGCAAACAGCCTGCTCGAACTCCTCGGCTCGCCCGTGACTCTGTATCAGCAGCCGCTCTGTCAGGACGGCAGCTTCTACCGGACGCCGGCTTTCCCGATCATCGACGGCATCGGCAACTCCGGCGTCCTTTCGGGCACGGGGCCGCTGTACTTCAACCACCCTGTGCCGCTGAACGTGACCGGCCCGGGAGTTGTGCTGGCCAGCACTTCCAGCCTCGCCTGGATCGACTCGAACGATAACGCCCGCATCGATGAGGGGGAGCAGTTCGGGACCTACCCGGTCGCAGCCAGCGTCAGTTACGGCAAGGGCGAGCTGGTGGTGATCGGCGACCCGGACCTGCTGATCAACAGCATGGTCGAGCTGGGCAATAACAGTGCTTTCATCGGGAATGTCGTGAGCAAAGGCCCCGTCTACGTCGACGCTTCCCACGGCCACGGGGCGCCCCCGCTGGCGGTTGTGTACCACTTGCTTAAGACAGATATAGTCACCCAGGTGCTCCTCGTTCTCCTCACGGTCCTCGCCGGCTACGGCGTGTACCGGAGGGCTGACATTTTAGGGCGTTTTGCCCCCAGTAAGCCGGAAACCGGGGGGCGGCCGGACGTCAGGGACGATATAATTAGTTATATGATGGTTAAGCTTCCATTAACAGAAAGAGAGGCGAAAGAGCTGAAGAAAAAACTGTAG
- a CDS encoding DUF4129 domain-containing protein, translated as MWSNRAWLIIILLSLLASSTITPCLAAGSPGPIIHEDPSDVKSISGPNIDSQMQALLQLMIVDSADIASYLNASDFAAANLSYWDFHVSYDSYRQLMEHFNLSQSDYNLLVANIDALDLDISTMVNDSVNYNATYQAYRQFMAEGDRANATESALKLKGYYDSINQSHASLFNNITLVQNKLSGTGVDASLLDSSLKRLDDYMTRLDVEQRDVEQLLSDSNLTLVSDVDQAAVGSTITFTASLNKKDGSPIGNGPVLLHVSGRTSGSGVTDGNGETRIKYVVPQDAPGRLTAYATFEPSDKSQLPTISDIVEISVPAENTSISSSVSPGTASFGDTVTVSGALLSEKGIVLHGRTIDIYLGGVRAGTATTGEDGTYVYNLTITGSSPGGNTSVMASFTPDYNGVFAGSTSESQLNIIPVGTSLSLSSSGTQFTGGDAATFSGILRADNGRPVSDADVAVYAGDRRLGTARTGNDGGYRLTVAIPYDLQPGDTRVMAEYASSGGALAGVKSNVVDVTFVQSPPVISVSSPASIVFAGDVVEVNGSVKLADGRPVSGQPLLVSLADRGIGSPITGLNGSFSFSRGITGNDSPGMQPLIVSTTGDGLISKSTVQAGQVLIVPYDKASLLALALLSLAIVLLVIARLTGFDRRIMGGLRNLLARRTEEAAPISPQVPPAEAVPEVAPFVIEDEIASLSKAAASGDMARAVTGIYMLSRHIANLRGIAVPDSATHLEFYGIVIGRQPALQASLKPIIDLYEAEAFGRRVISGRDAEAAMACLRDFHLKLAELQESAGQ; from the coding sequence ATGTGGAGCAACCGAGCATGGCTTATCATAATACTTCTCTCACTGCTGGCTTCCTCTACAATAACTCCGTGCCTCGCCGCCGGCTCTCCGGGCCCGATCATCCACGAGGATCCCTCTGACGTCAAATCCATCTCCGGCCCGAATATCGATTCACAGATGCAGGCCCTGCTCCAGCTGATGATCGTCGACTCGGCCGACATCGCCAGCTACCTCAACGCTTCCGATTTTGCAGCCGCTAACCTATCGTACTGGGATTTTCACGTTTCTTACGATAGCTACAGGCAGCTGATGGAGCACTTCAACCTCTCCCAGTCTGATTATAACCTTCTCGTGGCTAACATCGACGCCCTGGACCTGGATATCTCCACGATGGTCAACGATTCGGTGAACTATAACGCCACTTATCAGGCTTACCGGCAATTCATGGCGGAGGGGGACCGGGCGAACGCGACTGAGTCCGCTTTAAAGCTCAAAGGCTACTATGATAGCATTAATCAGTCTCACGCCTCGCTCTTCAACAACATCACCCTCGTCCAAAATAAGCTCAGCGGCACTGGCGTCGACGCCAGCCTGCTTGACAGCTCCCTCAAGCGGCTGGACGACTATATGACGAGGCTCGATGTGGAGCAGCGAGACGTGGAACAGTTGCTCAGCGACTCTAACCTGACACTCGTTTCTGACGTCGATCAGGCTGCTGTCGGATCTACCATCACCTTCACTGCTTCCCTCAACAAGAAGGACGGCTCGCCGATCGGCAACGGCCCGGTCCTCCTTCACGTGAGCGGCCGCACGTCCGGCTCCGGGGTCACCGACGGCAACGGTGAGACAAGGATCAAGTATGTAGTCCCGCAGGACGCGCCGGGCAGGCTGACCGCCTATGCCACTTTCGAGCCCTCGGACAAGTCGCAGCTGCCGACTATCAGCGATATCGTAGAAATTTCTGTCCCGGCGGAAAATACCTCTATCTCATCCAGTGTCAGCCCCGGTACAGCCTCCTTCGGCGACACTGTGACAGTCTCCGGCGCCCTGTTATCAGAAAAGGGCATCGTCCTGCACGGCCGAACTATCGACATATACCTCGGCGGCGTCAGGGCTGGCACGGCGACCACCGGCGAGGACGGCACCTACGTATATAATCTCACGATCACCGGCAGCTCGCCAGGCGGCAATACCTCCGTCATGGCATCCTTCACGCCCGACTATAACGGGGTCTTCGCCGGCTCGACATCGGAAAGCCAGCTGAACATCATTCCAGTCGGAACTTCGCTCTCCCTCTCCTCCTCCGGAACGCAGTTCACAGGCGGCGACGCTGCCACTTTCTCGGGCATACTGAGAGCGGACAATGGCAGGCCGGTTTCCGACGCTGACGTCGCCGTCTACGCCGGGGACCGGAGGCTGGGCACCGCCCGGACCGGCAACGACGGCGGATACCGCCTCACCGTGGCAATTCCATACGATCTGCAGCCCGGCGACACCCGGGTGATGGCTGAATACGCGTCTTCCGGCGGTGCCCTGGCCGGCGTGAAAAGTAACGTGGTAGACGTGACTTTCGTCCAGTCACCGCCCGTCATCAGCGTGAGCAGCCCTGCTTCAATCGTCTTCGCCGGGGACGTCGTCGAGGTCAACGGCTCGGTAAAGCTGGCCGATGGCAGGCCGGTCTCCGGCCAGCCTCTCCTCGTCAGCCTCGCCGACAGGGGCATCGGCAGTCCGATCACAGGCCTCAACGGCTCGTTCAGCTTCTCCCGGGGCATCACCGGGAATGATTCGCCCGGCATGCAGCCGCTGATAGTATCCACGACAGGCGACGGGCTGATTTCGAAGTCGACGGTGCAGGCCGGGCAGGTGCTGATCGTGCCCTACGATAAAGCGTCTCTCCTCGCCCTGGCACTGTTGAGCCTCGCTATCGTGCTCCTGGTTATAGCCCGGCTGACCGGCTTCGACCGCAGGATTATGGGCGGGCTCAGAAACCTGCTGGCCAGGCGAACGGAGGAAGCTGCGCCCATATCACCGCAGGTACCGCCCGCGGAAGCCGTGCCCGAGGTCGCTCCCTTCGTGATCGAGGACGAGATCGCGAGCTTGAGCAAGGCGGCGGCATCCGGGGACATGGCGAGGGCTGTTACGGGCATCTACATGCTCTCCAGGCACATCGCCAATCTCAGAGGCATCGCAGTCCCGGACTCGGCCACTCACCTCGAGTTCTATGGAATCGTCATCGGCAGGCAGCCGGCTTTGCAGGCCTCGCTGAAGCCGATCATCGATCTCTACGAGGCAGAGGCTTTCGGCCGGAGGGTGATCAGCGGCAGAGACGCGGAGGCGGCTATGGCCTGTCTCAGGGACTTCCACCTTAAACTGGCGGAACTGCAGGAGAGTGCCGGGCAATGA
- a CDS encoding AAA family ATPase, with protein MEIKTLEQDIVDMSAFTVLASQITGEIKKAIVGKDDLITDMLIALLSEGNVMLDGVPGLAKTTIAKAFASTLDLGFARMQFVPDILPSDVTGSYVFSQKDSSFVLNRGPVFTNLLLVDEVNRASPKTQSALLEAMEEKQVTIEGSTFPLPRPFMVITTQNPIDVVGTFPLPEAQIDRFMFKLKVDYPTADEELEILKMKERGEHGEVARLLALDDVVSMINLVKRVYVDEKVLMYIRDLIMASRSHEKLLLGGSPRASIALLRASRAVAAIRGREYVIPDDVKYLAPRVLNHRLIVKPEYEFEEVSPADIVQELLNTVKVPE; from the coding sequence ATGGAGATCAAGACACTGGAACAGGATATCGTGGACATGAGCGCGTTCACCGTGCTCGCCTCCCAGATCACGGGGGAGATCAAGAAGGCTATCGTCGGCAAGGATGATCTGATCACCGACATGCTGATCGCGCTGCTGTCCGAAGGCAACGTCATGCTGGACGGTGTGCCGGGGCTGGCCAAGACGACCATCGCCAAGGCTTTCGCTTCCACCCTCGACCTCGGGTTTGCCCGGATGCAGTTCGTCCCGGACATCCTGCCCTCCGACGTCACCGGCTCCTACGTCTTCAGCCAGAAGGACTCCTCTTTCGTGCTCAACAGGGGCCCGGTTTTCACCAACCTGCTCCTCGTGGACGAGGTCAACCGGGCTTCGCCCAAGACTCAGTCGGCGCTGCTGGAGGCCATGGAAGAAAAGCAGGTCACCATCGAGGGCAGCACTTTCCCGCTGCCCCGACCGTTCATGGTGATCACCACCCAGAATCCCATCGACGTGGTGGGGACTTTCCCGCTGCCGGAAGCGCAGATCGACCGTTTCATGTTCAAGCTTAAGGTGGATTATCCCACTGCGGATGAGGAGCTGGAGATCCTGAAGATGAAGGAGCGGGGGGAGCATGGCGAGGTTGCCCGGCTGCTCGCTCTCGACGATGTGGTGAGCATGATCAACCTCGTGAAGCGGGTGTATGTGGATGAGAAGGTCCTTATGTACATCCGCGACCTGATCATGGCTTCCCGCAGCCACGAAAAGCTGCTGCTGGGCGGCAGCCCCCGTGCCTCGATCGCCCTGCTGAGGGCATCCCGGGCGGTGGCCGCCATCCGGGGCCGGGAGTACGTCATCCCCGACGACGTGAAGTACCTGGCGCCCAGAGTCCTGAACCACCGGCTCATCGTCAAGCCGGAGTACGAGTTCGAGGAAGTGTCCCCGGCGGACATCGTCCAGGAGCTGCTGAATACCGTCAAAGTCCCGGAATGA